The Caulifigura coniformis genome includes a region encoding these proteins:
- a CDS encoding FAD-dependent oxidoreductase has protein sequence MSLRPGIRRVIGSLLFLLSALSPAARGAENFEADLIVYGGTSSGVIAAVQAKQMGKSVIVVGPDKHLGGLSSGGLGYTDTGNKAVIGGLSRDFYHRIWKQYQSPDAWRWQKKSEYGNKGQGTPAIDGENRTMWIFEPHVAEQVFEDYVKEFQIPVHRDEWLDRSKGVKKEGERIRSITMLSGKTYTGKMFIDATYEGDLMAAAGVNYHVGREANSEYGEKWNGVQVGVLHHKHHFGAVKSKISPYVVPGDPKSGVLPRISTDPPGEYGTADKRVQAYCYRWCASNHPENRIPFPKPDGYDPKQYELLVRIFEAGWRETFEKFDDIPNRKTDTNNHGPFSTDNIGMNYDYPEASYERRKEILDEHRQYQQGWLYFVANDPRVPKVVQDEMRKWGLPKDEFKDNGNWPHQIYVREARRMIGQFVMTENELMKKKPTPDSVGMGSYTIDSHNVQRYITPEGYVQNEGDIGVGISPYSIAYGSLVPKKGQCENLVVTVCVSSTHIAFGSIRMEPVFMILGQSGATAAALAIDGNIPVQDVAYTALRERLLKDGQVLEHADSAKPKAEKVFISPESLPGVVVDDEQATLTGEWKSSSAGARYVGSGYRHDNAAKDGQASAEFAAKLPSAGRYEVRISSPPNTNRSSKVAVEVRAADGNHVVYVNQRKSPGNNETFQSLGVFEFAAGKPATVKVSNGNSDGYVVIDAVQWQKK, from the coding sequence ATGTCACTTCGGCCTGGCATTCGGCGTGTGATCGGTTCCCTGCTGTTCCTGTTGTCGGCGCTGTCGCCGGCAGCGCGTGGCGCGGAGAACTTCGAGGCGGACCTCATCGTCTACGGAGGAACGTCGTCGGGGGTGATCGCGGCCGTGCAGGCGAAGCAGATGGGCAAGTCGGTCATCGTCGTCGGACCGGACAAGCACCTGGGAGGGCTGAGCAGCGGCGGACTGGGTTACACCGACACGGGGAACAAGGCCGTGATCGGAGGACTGTCCCGCGATTTCTATCACCGGATCTGGAAGCAGTATCAGTCCCCGGACGCCTGGCGGTGGCAGAAGAAGTCGGAGTACGGAAACAAAGGCCAGGGGACGCCGGCGATCGACGGCGAGAACCGCACGATGTGGATCTTCGAACCGCATGTCGCCGAGCAGGTGTTCGAAGACTACGTGAAGGAGTTCCAGATTCCGGTTCACCGGGACGAATGGCTGGACCGATCGAAGGGAGTCAAGAAGGAGGGGGAACGGATCCGCAGCATCACGATGCTCTCGGGGAAGACCTACACCGGGAAGATGTTCATCGATGCAACCTACGAAGGAGACCTGATGGCGGCGGCGGGCGTGAACTACCACGTCGGCCGTGAGGCCAACTCGGAATACGGCGAGAAATGGAACGGTGTGCAGGTGGGAGTGCTGCACCACAAACACCATTTCGGGGCCGTGAAATCGAAGATCAGCCCGTACGTCGTTCCGGGCGATCCAAAGTCGGGGGTGCTGCCGCGCATCAGCACCGATCCTCCGGGCGAATACGGCACGGCTGACAAGCGGGTGCAGGCGTACTGCTACCGGTGGTGCGCTTCGAACCATCCGGAGAACCGCATCCCGTTCCCGAAGCCGGACGGCTACGACCCGAAGCAGTACGAGCTGCTCGTGCGGATCTTCGAGGCCGGCTGGCGCGAGACGTTCGAGAAGTTCGACGACATTCCGAACCGGAAAACCGACACGAACAACCACGGCCCATTCAGCACCGACAACATCGGGATGAACTACGACTATCCCGAAGCGAGCTATGAGCGACGCAAGGAGATTCTCGACGAGCATCGTCAGTACCAGCAGGGCTGGCTGTACTTCGTGGCGAATGATCCGCGCGTGCCGAAGGTCGTCCAGGACGAGATGCGGAAGTGGGGCCTGCCGAAGGATGAATTCAAGGACAACGGGAACTGGCCGCACCAGATCTACGTTCGCGAAGCACGGCGGATGATCGGGCAGTTCGTGATGACCGAGAACGAACTGATGAAGAAGAAGCCAACGCCCGATTCGGTCGGCATGGGGAGTTACACGATCGATTCGCACAACGTGCAGCGGTACATCACTCCGGAAGGGTACGTCCAGAACGAGGGGGACATCGGCGTCGGAATTTCACCGTACTCCATCGCGTATGGATCACTGGTCCCGAAGAAGGGGCAATGCGAGAACCTGGTGGTGACGGTCTGCGTGAGCAGCACCCATATCGCGTTCGGAAGCATCCGGATGGAACCGGTGTTCATGATCCTGGGACAGAGCGGCGCGACGGCGGCGGCGCTGGCGATTGACGGGAACATCCCGGTGCAGGACGTGGCTTACACAGCGCTGCGCGAGCGGCTGCTCAAGGACGGGCAGGTGCTGGAACACGCCGACTCGGCCAAGCCGAAGGCGGAGAAGGTGTTCATTTCTCCGGAGAGCCTGCCGGGCGTCGTTGTGGACGACGAACAGGCGACGCTGACGGGCGAGTGGAAGTCGAGCAGCGCCGGGGCACGCTATGTGGGGAGCGGCTACCGGCATGACAACGCGGCGAAGGACGGTCAGGCGTCTGCCGAATTTGCTGCGAAGCTGCCGTCTGCAGGGCGTTACGAAGTGCGGATCTCGTCGCCGCCGAACACGAACCGGTCCTCGAAGGTGGCCGTGGAAGTGCGGGCGGCGGACGGGAACCACGTCGTTTACGTCAACCAGCGCAAGTCGCCCGGAAACAATGAGACGTTCCAGTCGCTGGGTGTCTTCGAATTCGCGGCCGGAAAGCCGGCGACCGTGAAAGTCTCGAATGGCAACTCGGACGGTTACGTGGTCATTGACGCGGTGCAGTGGCAGAAGAAGTGA
- a CDS encoding endonuclease/exonuclease/phosphatase family protein: protein MNVSRRQFCAALGAAAVTTTASHSLLADGPNVPPLRVIAYNVYVCKGWPDDRSLARKAVQHGQMARRLANELALYDPDIVNFSESPGEAIAKEVAGYLGMNHVRFPSGGNWPGTILSRFEILESVNVPLGTERPKELFTRHWGRAVLKLPNGDPLIVHSAHLYPGPDPVRRLKEIPAMLATMKPDLQAGRSMLLIGDLNHGPDTEEHKLWLDAGWVDTFDRVGQGNGFTIKADDPAGRIDYVMAAGPIAARIRESRPLFEGAFRVNTADGQSFALSDHLPQLAVFDGSP from the coding sequence ATGAACGTTTCACGACGACAATTCTGCGCCGCGCTCGGCGCCGCAGCCGTCACAACGACGGCGTCTCACTCACTCTTGGCAGACGGGCCGAATGTGCCCCCGCTCCGCGTCATCGCCTACAACGTCTACGTCTGCAAAGGCTGGCCCGATGACCGTTCGCTTGCAAGAAAGGCTGTCCAGCACGGGCAGATGGCCCGTCGATTGGCGAACGAACTGGCCCTCTACGACCCCGATATCGTCAACTTCTCCGAGTCGCCCGGCGAGGCCATCGCCAAAGAAGTTGCCGGATATCTGGGGATGAATCATGTCCGGTTCCCGAGCGGCGGCAACTGGCCCGGCACGATCCTCAGCCGGTTCGAAATTCTCGAATCGGTCAATGTCCCGCTCGGAACCGAAAGGCCAAAGGAACTCTTCACCCGGCACTGGGGAAGAGCTGTCCTCAAGCTCCCGAATGGCGATCCGCTGATCGTTCATTCAGCCCATCTCTATCCGGGGCCCGATCCTGTACGACGTCTCAAGGAAATCCCCGCCATGCTGGCGACGATGAAGCCCGACCTTCAGGCGGGCCGATCGATGCTGCTGATTGGCGACCTCAACCACGGTCCCGACACCGAGGAACACAAACTCTGGCTCGACGCCGGCTGGGTCGATACGTTCGACAGGGTCGGACAGGGGAACGGATTCACCATCAAGGCCGATGATCCCGCGGGCCGCATCGACTACGTCATGGCCGCCGGCCCGATTGCCGCGCGCATTCGTGAATCGCGTCCTCTCTTCGAGGGGGCATTCCGCGTCAACACCGCAGACGGCCAGTCGTTCGCCCTCAGCGACCATCTTCCGCAACTGGCGGTCTTCGACGGCAGCCCCTGA
- a CDS encoding recombinase family protein, which yields MSKIAVYVRVSTFDQEKGIESQKTVLREYLEAHGMGEARWYTDRMSGATTKRPEFEKLQKEVFSGRVKCIVCWKLDRISRSLKDGINVLTDWIEKDVRVVAVAQQLDFSGTVGQLIATVFFALAQMERENLRENTKRGMYDARLRGARIGKRPSLFAKDIVPLLEKGMSLSGAAKHLKKSRQAVYDCLKREQIDLSIYTSHQK from the coding sequence ATGTCCAAGATCGCCGTTTACGTCCGGGTAAGCACGTTCGACCAAGAGAAGGGAATCGAGTCACAGAAGACGGTGCTACGCGAATACCTCGAAGCCCACGGCATGGGGGAAGCAAGGTGGTACACCGACAGGATGTCCGGGGCGACCACGAAGCGCCCGGAGTTCGAAAAGCTACAGAAGGAGGTCTTCTCCGGCCGTGTGAAGTGCATTGTCTGCTGGAAGCTCGACAGGATTTCGCGAAGCCTAAAGGACGGGATCAATGTCCTCACCGACTGGATCGAAAAGGATGTCCGGGTCGTCGCCGTCGCTCAGCAGCTCGACTTCTCGGGGACTGTTGGTCAGCTGATCGCAACAGTGTTCTTTGCCCTGGCTCAGATGGAACGGGAGAACCTCCGGGAGAACACCAAACGGGGCATGTACGACGCCCGGCTGCGTGGTGCACGGATCGGCAAGCGTCCGTCGTTGTTCGCCAAGGACATCGTCCCGCTGTTGGAGAAAGGAATGTCCCTGTCCGGTGCGGCTAAGCATCTCAAGAAGTCTCGACAGGCCGTCTACGACTGCCTGAAGCGCGAACAAATTGATCTCTCTATTTACACGAGCCATCAAAAATAA
- a CDS encoding YidH family protein gives MSQSPPGGFDARTQFAAERTLLAWIRTGLALMGFGFVVARFGLFLRELAATQHTTPLHSSGMSFWIGVLLIILGVGVMLAAASGHSRVIRRLQEGSLDRFRVSPLGIAVTLALAAIGLGLTIYFVVTVP, from the coding sequence ATGAGTCAGTCGCCGCCGGGAGGATTCGATGCCCGAACCCAGTTCGCCGCCGAGCGCACTCTGCTGGCATGGATTCGCACTGGACTGGCCCTGATGGGCTTCGGTTTCGTCGTTGCCCGATTCGGGCTTTTTCTTCGCGAACTCGCCGCCACCCAGCACACCACTCCGCTCCATTCTTCCGGAATGTCGTTCTGGATCGGCGTCCTGCTCATCATCCTGGGCGTCGGCGTGATGCTGGCGGCCGCCAGCGGCCACTCCCGCGTGATCCGCAGGCTGCAGGAAGGATCGCTCGACCGCTTTCGGGTTTCGCCGCTCGGAATCGCCGTCACGCTCGCGCTCGCAGCCATCGGCCTCGGGCTGACGATCTACTTTGTTGTGACGGTCCCGTGA
- a CDS encoding DUF2293 domain-containing protein, with product MHGSFSPMTAGPFAPGPSERTVRDSAGRIHEVPAGWILLPPGDAVLTRRAKAAGDHWIVQEKKGRKVFSRGLWTAQATIERIRNDLEAERSTETFARRKAAAAQRRETAQADYVEDFTAAIVTYLAFHPAHEDLARQLAKAVSDHATPVGSGTVARTKRIPIERRAQAAVIAWMRHQTTAYDSMPIPRVKGKRREVRRMLAQRSKELLSRYRRNVADAHDCPLRNALLDRSSSESGS from the coding sequence ATGCATGGAAGCTTCAGCCCGATGACCGCAGGTCCGTTCGCCCCCGGCCCCTCCGAAAGAACTGTTCGCGACTCCGCAGGTCGCATTCACGAAGTCCCCGCGGGATGGATCCTGCTTCCTCCGGGAGACGCCGTTCTCACGCGCCGCGCCAAAGCTGCCGGCGACCACTGGATCGTCCAGGAGAAGAAAGGGCGAAAGGTCTTTTCGCGCGGCCTGTGGACAGCGCAGGCCACGATCGAACGCATTCGCAACGACCTCGAAGCCGAACGCTCGACCGAAACGTTCGCCCGCCGCAAGGCCGCCGCCGCCCAGCGCCGCGAGACCGCCCAGGCCGACTACGTCGAAGACTTCACCGCCGCCATCGTGACCTACCTGGCCTTTCATCCGGCTCACGAGGATCTGGCTCGTCAGTTGGCAAAGGCAGTCTCCGATCACGCGACCCCTGTCGGCAGCGGCACGGTCGCGCGCACGAAGCGTATTCCCATCGAACGTCGCGCCCAGGCGGCCGTCATCGCCTGGATGCGTCATCAGACGACCGCCTACGACTCCATGCCGATTCCCAGGGTCAAAGGCAAGCGGCGTGAAGTCCGGAGAATGCTGGCCCAGCGGTCGAAGGAATTACTTTCCCGTTACCGTCGCAACGTCGCAGACGCCCACGATTGTCCGCTTCGGAACGCGCTCCTCGATCGCTCCTCCTCCGAATCCGGCAGCTGA
- a CDS encoding DUF1559 domain-containing protein, with the protein MARCCTRKTRAFTLIELLVVIAIIAILIALLLPAVQQAREAARRTQCKNNLKQFGLAMHNYLDVFGTFPIGCPRDYDAGILGLVWGTEGKNGMWSWGAAVLPYIEQKAIYDRADIGRLLSFQAAADPAILSILQQPLSVFRCPSDPGPALNAFRQVGNGGSGNANCTTGCVQIATSNYVGTNDSYDLQRTHGANPATATGRPWNGMFGSSIKVAPRRIAELTDGTSNTFLIGERAYTLGGRTGAFTAGAGVIYMMNGDSERANQQGLVYTMGAGRFPLNCSHTADCSRGFSSTHVGGAHFTFGDGSVRFIAESIDHEPSTDLIELPTLDSVYERLIAISDGQPVGQF; encoded by the coding sequence ATGGCCCGATGCTGCACAAGGAAAACTCGTGCCTTTACGCTGATCGAACTCCTGGTGGTGATCGCGATCATTGCGATCCTGATTGCCCTGCTGCTTCCCGCAGTGCAGCAGGCCCGCGAAGCCGCCCGGCGGACCCAGTGCAAGAACAACCTGAAGCAGTTCGGGCTGGCCATGCACAACTACCTCGACGTCTTCGGGACGTTTCCGATCGGCTGCCCTCGTGACTACGACGCCGGCATCCTCGGGCTCGTCTGGGGGACCGAAGGCAAAAACGGAATGTGGAGCTGGGGCGCGGCGGTCTTGCCATACATCGAGCAGAAGGCGATCTACGACCGAGCCGACATTGGGCGTTTGCTCTCATTTCAGGCCGCTGCAGATCCCGCGATTCTGAGCATCCTGCAGCAACCGCTCTCCGTCTTTCGCTGCCCCTCCGATCCTGGTCCGGCTCTCAATGCCTTCCGACAGGTTGGAAACGGCGGCAGCGGAAATGCCAACTGCACCACCGGCTGCGTCCAGATTGCGACGTCGAATTACGTCGGGACGAACGACAGCTACGACCTCCAGCGGACCCACGGCGCCAATCCCGCAACCGCGACCGGCCGCCCATGGAATGGCATGTTCGGATCATCGATCAAGGTTGCGCCGCGGCGCATCGCCGAACTGACAGATGGCACCAGCAACACCTTCCTCATCGGAGAGCGTGCCTACACGCTCGGCGGCCGCACTGGAGCCTTCACCGCCGGCGCGGGCGTGATTTACATGATGAACGGCGACTCAGAACGGGCCAACCAGCAGGGACTCGTCTACACGATGGGCGCCGGCCGATTCCCGCTCAATTGCTCGCATACGGCCGATTGCTCCCGCGGCTTCAGCAGCACCCACGTCGGTGGCGCGCACTTCACGTTCGGCGACGGCTCCGTGAGGTTTATTGCCGAAAGCATCGATCACGAACCGAGCACCGACCTCATCGAACTCCCGACCCTGGACAGCGTCTACGAGCGGCTCATCGCCATCTCCGATGGCCAGCCCGTCGGTCAGTTCTAG
- a CDS encoding DUF2213 domain-containing protein, translated as MSRIQRRTWLGRDYLVAPVVMLTVGVHNGSGGPLFYPPEEMEKSVPLWNGRPIVLRHPDQYPYSATTPEVLSKQWLGSVFNVAFDGRRLTGEAWFDEERVKVLDYPLWVRLNRSEPVEVSTGLYTSNEPVSETLNGSGYTHVARQHRPDHLAILPDQRGACSLAAGCGLLRNSENRELDQFDELSTSFPFLNSMYEPEPDHAQAVA; from the coding sequence ATGAGTCGCATTCAACGACGCACTTGGCTCGGACGGGACTACCTCGTAGCCCCCGTGGTGATGCTGACCGTCGGGGTCCATAACGGATCGGGTGGTCCTCTGTTCTATCCGCCGGAGGAGATGGAAAAGTCCGTCCCTCTCTGGAACGGACGACCAATCGTTCTGCGGCATCCTGATCAATACCCGTACTCCGCGACGACGCCCGAAGTCCTGAGCAAGCAATGGCTCGGATCGGTGTTCAACGTCGCTTTCGACGGCCGTCGCCTCACGGGTGAAGCGTGGTTCGATGAGGAGAGGGTCAAAGTCCTGGACTATCCGTTGTGGGTGCGGTTGAACCGATCAGAACCGGTTGAAGTGAGCACCGGTCTCTACACATCCAATGAGCCCGTGTCGGAAACGCTCAACGGATCGGGCTACACGCACGTTGCCCGCCAACATCGACCTGACCACTTGGCAATTCTGCCCGACCAACGCGGGGCATGTTCGCTCGCCGCCGGATGCGGGTTGCTGCGGAACTCGGAGAACCGGGAACTGGATCAGTTCGACGAGCTGTCCACGAGCTTCCCGTTCCTTAACAGCATGTATGAACCGGAGCCGGATCATGCCCAAGCGGTCGCGTAA
- a CDS encoding recombinase family protein, with the protein MTTAVGKGWDVAKRFDVVFIRKSSDKQDEQGQIDNVRALLKERGVTVDPEHWMVGTIKRRNVKSDPGFARLLELVENDRVGTIYVESQDRWGTADRCELFGLIGTLRWHETQLIDLRENRDLTGRDIGTELNVFVGSIKSEKELQDISYRSLRTRVNNFKDSGSWPTGPHPFGYAKACYGEDGQLRWEWHPVSRTIGELYIPDTKGKLNLTPGQEKIPRKSKGQQVKLIPNRNGDFVDSVRLVFDLYTRVGLSRRQISARLNDEGRKFYSRPWTHTFVTQVLTNPAYIGETHFGKMQSGELHTFDGDGLVVQLKTSKKKVVKKRDESDRIVRKDTHEPLIDRKTWDMAKRKFESEQERTSFAPRNPAYFLKQIFVCGHCGKGMTGRTETHPQTKEKTVIYVCTSYIAGRCNGNKVDCGYHRITHADAEKLLLSKLEEMGTRLDTTASDKARDNLERRLANLGHHDEETMQNWEKWIKEGVDAFAGYLNEIGQHNEYPDLKKMRKMAFEFYTSEPEERSSKVQKLRTMIEAAEKRSVELARQKVDALMKQLTTLTLKWAETTDVTAAIMKQKMDQIEKDIETWKSRMIPLATRLESLYRAEQERQEQLDQLQTELPQLDARERGEAFRRVFRQVVLYWDRKFHPATEGPRKTERTGRNSYTLQPQRFEWSLAPSNLVSSW; encoded by the coding sequence GTGACGACAGCAGTGGGCAAGGGGTGGGACGTGGCGAAGCGCTTCGACGTGGTGTTCATCCGCAAGAGCAGTGACAAGCAGGATGAACAGGGCCAGATCGACAATGTCCGGGCACTGCTGAAGGAGCGCGGGGTCACCGTCGACCCCGAACACTGGATGGTCGGGACCATCAAGCGCCGGAATGTCAAAAGTGATCCGGGGTTCGCCCGTCTGCTGGAGCTCGTCGAAAATGACCGTGTCGGGACGATCTACGTTGAGTCTCAGGACCGGTGGGGAACCGCAGACCGGTGTGAACTGTTCGGTTTGATCGGAACGCTGCGGTGGCACGAAACCCAGCTCATCGACCTCCGGGAGAATCGTGATCTCACTGGACGCGACATTGGGACGGAGCTCAACGTCTTCGTCGGCAGCATCAAATCCGAGAAGGAGTTGCAGGACATCTCCTACCGGTCCCTGCGAACCCGCGTGAACAACTTCAAGGACAGCGGGTCGTGGCCCACCGGTCCGCACCCCTTCGGGTATGCCAAAGCGTGCTACGGGGAGGATGGTCAACTGCGATGGGAATGGCATCCAGTCAGTCGGACTATCGGGGAACTCTACATTCCCGACACAAAGGGGAAGCTCAACCTCACTCCGGGGCAGGAGAAGATCCCCCGGAAGTCCAAGGGGCAACAAGTGAAATTGATCCCGAACCGGAACGGGGACTTCGTCGATTCTGTCCGTCTGGTCTTCGACCTCTACACCCGTGTTGGTTTGTCCCGTCGCCAGATATCAGCCCGCCTGAATGACGAAGGACGCAAGTTCTACTCACGGCCGTGGACGCACACGTTCGTCACTCAGGTGCTGACGAACCCCGCGTACATCGGGGAAACACACTTCGGGAAGATGCAATCCGGAGAACTGCACACGTTCGACGGAGACGGTTTGGTGGTGCAGTTGAAGACCTCCAAGAAGAAGGTCGTCAAGAAACGGGATGAGTCGGACCGCATCGTCCGCAAGGACACGCACGAACCACTCATCGACCGGAAGACCTGGGACATGGCCAAACGGAAGTTTGAGTCAGAGCAGGAGCGGACCAGCTTCGCACCGCGGAACCCCGCATACTTCCTGAAACAAATCTTCGTCTGCGGCCATTGCGGAAAGGGAATGACCGGCCGCACCGAGACTCATCCGCAGACCAAGGAGAAGACGGTCATCTACGTCTGCACTTCGTACATCGCGGGTCGGTGTAACGGGAACAAAGTCGACTGCGGTTACCACCGGATCACGCACGCGGACGCGGAGAAACTGTTGTTGTCCAAGTTGGAAGAGATGGGGACCCGGTTGGACACCACTGCGAGTGACAAAGCCCGGGACAACCTCGAGCGTCGGTTAGCCAACCTTGGTCATCACGACGAAGAGACGATGCAGAACTGGGAGAAGTGGATCAAGGAAGGTGTCGATGCATTCGCCGGTTACCTGAATGAGATCGGTCAGCACAACGAGTACCCGGATCTGAAGAAGATGCGGAAGATGGCCTTCGAGTTCTACACCAGCGAACCGGAAGAACGGTCCTCCAAGGTGCAGAAGCTCCGCACGATGATCGAAGCCGCGGAGAAACGGAGTGTCGAACTGGCACGTCAGAAGGTCGACGCCTTGATGAAACAGCTCACCACGTTGACGCTCAAGTGGGCAGAGACCACCGACGTGACCGCGGCGATCATGAAGCAGAAGATGGATCAGATTGAGAAGGACATTGAGACATGGAAGTCGCGGATGATCCCTTTGGCCACTCGTCTGGAGTCCCTCTACCGCGCTGAGCAGGAACGTCAGGAGCAACTGGACCAACTCCAAACCGAACTTCCGCAACTGGATGCCCGGGAACGTGGAGAAGCGTTTCGACGGGTGTTCCGGCAGGTCGTCCTGTACTGGGACCGGAAGTTCCACCCTGCCACGGAGGGACCTCGTAAGACCGAACGCACAGGACGAAACAGTTACACCCTACAACCCCAACGATTCGAGTGGTCTCTTGCACCGTCCAATTTGGTTAGTTCTTGGTGA
- a CDS encoding carboxypeptidase-like regulatory domain-containing protein translates to MPLPAILPFVLNAGRRLPASLLILVVAFAGCGRSGPEIGRVAGLVTLDGRPLPEAFVYFRHEGGGRNSQAMTDDTGHYELNYSGSEAGAIVGPNTVRITTFVAPNYDDSGKLIKGTGKKEVVPTRYNKQSELKVEVKPGSNDLEFKLLTSG, encoded by the coding sequence ATGCCGCTTCCCGCAATTCTCCCGTTCGTCCTGAACGCTGGCCGCCGTCTGCCAGCGTCCCTGCTGATCCTCGTCGTCGCCTTCGCGGGATGTGGAAGGTCCGGGCCCGAAATCGGACGGGTGGCAGGGCTCGTCACTCTCGATGGACGCCCCCTGCCGGAGGCCTTCGTCTACTTTCGTCACGAGGGGGGCGGTCGGAATTCACAGGCGATGACCGATGACACCGGGCATTACGAACTGAATTACAGCGGTTCCGAGGCCGGAGCTATCGTCGGTCCCAACACGGTGAGAATTACGACCTTTGTCGCGCCGAACTACGACGACTCAGGCAAGCTGATCAAGGGGACCGGCAAAAAAGAAGTGGTTCCCACCCGGTATAACAAGCAGTCGGAGTTGAAGGTCGAGGTCAAGCCGGGCAGTAACGACCTCGAGTTCAAACTCCTCACTTCAGGCTGA
- the ilvA gene encoding threonine ammonia-lyase, biosynthetic — protein MDKTLLDYLQRILNARVYDVAVETPLEMARKLSARLNNHVWLKREDTQPVFSFKLRGAYNKMARLSPEELERGVVCASAGNHAQGVALSARRLGCRAVVVMPVTSPRLKSDAVRSLGGEVILFGDSYSDAYAHAMELQRQHGFVFVHPFDDPDVIAGQGTVGMEILRQHQHPLHAIFVAIGGGGLISGVAAYVKAVRPEIRVIGVQTVDSNAMIQSVGAGRALTLEDVGLFSDGTAVKQVGDETLRITRALVDDFVTVDTDAVCAAIKDAFDDTRSILEPAGALGIAGMKKYAAEQGLAGQNLVAITCGANMNFDRLRFVAERAEAGEGREALFAVTIPEQRGSLKRLCELVGQRSVTEFSYRISGQNEAHVLIGLATNDHADSERIRSAFSAQGFETLDLGDDDLAKEHVRYMVGGRSRLAANERLYRFEFPERPGALMRFLSRMRPDWNISLFHYRSQGADYGRVLIGMQVVQEERTALRSFFDTLGYRCIDETDNRAYHLFLR, from the coding sequence ATGGACAAGACACTTCTCGACTATCTCCAGCGAATCCTGAATGCGCGAGTCTATGACGTCGCGGTCGAGACCCCGCTGGAGATGGCCCGCAAACTCTCCGCCAGGCTGAATAATCATGTCTGGCTGAAACGCGAAGACACCCAGCCCGTCTTCAGTTTCAAGCTCCGCGGCGCCTACAACAAGATGGCCCGGCTTTCACCCGAAGAACTCGAGCGCGGAGTTGTCTGCGCCTCCGCCGGCAATCACGCGCAGGGCGTCGCCCTCAGCGCCCGCCGGCTCGGTTGCCGGGCCGTCGTCGTCATGCCGGTCACCTCGCCCCGGCTGAAGTCCGATGCTGTCCGCTCTCTCGGCGGAGAGGTGATCCTTTTCGGCGACAGCTATTCCGATGCCTACGCGCATGCCATGGAGTTGCAGCGTCAGCATGGATTCGTCTTCGTGCACCCGTTCGACGATCCCGACGTCATCGCTGGCCAGGGCACTGTCGGCATGGAGATTCTCAGGCAGCATCAGCATCCGCTGCATGCGATCTTTGTCGCTATTGGCGGCGGCGGGCTGATCTCGGGGGTGGCCGCCTACGTCAAAGCCGTCCGTCCGGAAATCAGGGTCATCGGAGTTCAAACGGTCGATTCCAATGCGATGATCCAGTCCGTCGGGGCCGGCCGCGCGTTGACACTCGAGGATGTCGGCCTGTTCTCCGATGGCACGGCCGTCAAGCAGGTGGGCGACGAGACGCTCCGCATCACCCGGGCCCTCGTCGACGACTTCGTCACCGTCGATACCGACGCCGTGTGCGCCGCCATCAAGGATGCGTTCGACGATACACGCAGCATTCTCGAGCCGGCGGGGGCGCTCGGAATCGCCGGCATGAAGAAGTATGCGGCGGAGCAGGGGCTCGCTGGTCAGAACCTGGTCGCAATCACCTGCGGCGCCAATATGAACTTCGACCGGCTCCGGTTCGTCGCCGAACGGGCCGAGGCCGGAGAGGGACGGGAAGCCCTGTTCGCCGTCACGATTCCCGAGCAGCGGGGAAGCTTGAAACGGCTCTGCGAACTGGTCGGCCAGCGAAGCGTCACCGAATTCAGCTACCGCATCTCCGGTCAGAATGAAGCGCATGTCCTGATCGGTCTCGCAACGAATGATCACGCCGACAGCGAACGGATTCGATCGGCCTTCTCGGCCCAGGGATTTGAAACCCTGGATCTTGGGGACGATGACCTCGCCAAGGAGCACGTCCGCTATATGGTCGGCGGCCGAAGCCGGCTTGCCGCCAACGAACGCCTGTATCGCTTCGAGTTCCCGGAACGTCCCGGCGCGCTCATGCGGTTCCTTTCCCGGATGCGTCCCGATTGGAACATCAGCCTGTTTCATTATCGCAGCCAGGGCGCCGATTACGGCCGCGTGCTCATTGGAATGCAGGTCGTCCAGGAGGAACGGACCGCCCTCAGGAGTTTCTTCGATACGCTGGGCTACCGCTGCATCGACGAAACCGACAACCGGGCATACCACCTGTTCCTGAGATGA